In a genomic window of Nostoc sp. UHCC 0870:
- a CDS encoding NAD(P)/FAD-dependent oxidoreductase — MAHIVIVGAGLGGLPTAYELRHILPKEHHVTVISETPYFTFIPSLPWVAMGLTSLESIQVSLQKRLQLKGINWILGRIDHLNPQDQKISFGEQSITYDYLIIATGAELALDAVAGLGPDGYTQSVCNPHHALMAHKAWQNFLLAPGPLVVGALPKTSCLGPAYEFTLLADYVLRKQGLREQVSITFVTPEPYAGHLGIGGMANSAHLVKEIMAQRGVEVIENVEVTAIEPNQIHLGNGRVLPFAYSMLLPPFRGPRFVRQVPGLSNQDGFIPVLPTYRHPEYASIYAIGVVVEIKPPEETPIPLGVPKTGQMTEAMGMAVAHNIAIELGVISAQPVTSTLDAICFADFGDTGILFLANPVLPDAVTGKRRRAVALSGAWVSWAKTAFEKYFLAKMRFGAAVPWFERLGLKLLGLSLVKPIKVEISRDISQEIS, encoded by the coding sequence ATGGCTCACATTGTCATCGTCGGTGCAGGGTTGGGAGGTTTGCCCACAGCTTATGAATTACGGCATATCCTCCCCAAAGAACATCATGTCACCGTAATTTCAGAAACCCCTTACTTCACCTTTATTCCTTCATTGCCTTGGGTAGCGATGGGTTTAACTTCTTTGGAGTCAATTCAGGTTAGCTTACAAAAACGATTGCAACTGAAAGGGATTAACTGGATACTAGGGCGAATAGATCACTTAAATCCTCAAGATCAAAAGATATCATTCGGAGAGCAAAGCATTACTTACGATTACTTGATTATTGCTACAGGGGCAGAACTAGCATTAGATGCAGTAGCTGGACTAGGCCCCGATGGATATACACAATCAGTCTGTAATCCCCATCACGCTTTAATGGCACACAAAGCTTGGCAAAACTTTCTCCTTGCACCAGGGCCATTAGTAGTAGGAGCATTACCGAAAACGAGTTGTTTAGGCCCTGCCTACGAGTTTACGCTATTAGCAGACTACGTTTTGAGGAAACAGGGATTAAGAGAACAGGTATCAATTACCTTTGTGACTCCAGAACCCTACGCCGGACACTTGGGTATTGGTGGAATGGCTAATTCTGCCCACTTAGTGAAGGAAATTATGGCACAACGAGGGGTAGAAGTTATTGAAAATGTGGAAGTCACAGCAATTGAGCCAAATCAGATTCATCTAGGAAATGGCAGAGTCTTACCCTTTGCTTATTCAATGCTACTCCCACCCTTCCGGGGGCCGCGTTTTGTGCGCCAAGTACCAGGATTAAGCAATCAGGATGGCTTTATTCCCGTATTACCTACATACAGACATCCTGAATATGCCTCAATTTATGCCATAGGTGTGGTTGTAGAGATAAAACCACCAGAGGAGACACCTATACCCTTGGGTGTACCCAAAACTGGACAGATGACGGAAGCAATGGGAATGGCCGTGGCACATAATATTGCTATTGAATTGGGTGTCATTTCTGCCCAGCCTGTAACCTCAACACTTGATGCCATTTGCTTTGCTGACTTTGGTGACACAGGCATTTTATTTCTCGCTAATCCTGTGCTACCAGATGCAGTCACAGGTAAACGTCGGCGGGCTGTGGCTTTGAGTGGTGCTTGGGTAAGTTGGGCTAAAACTGCGTTTGAGAAGTATTTTTTAGCCAAAATGCGCTTTGGTGCAGCAGTACCTTGGTTTGAAAGACTAGGTTTGAAATTATTGGGTTTGTCTTTAGTTAAGCCTATCAAAGTAGAGATTAGTAGAGACATTAGTCAAGAGATTTCGTGA
- a CDS encoding ferritin-like domain-containing protein: MNCQGNRHRRHQISRLDHGDKRGMCGVAIANTTTNTTSPTSAYNPSRELNAETQQAMIDAINDEYYARAFYTAVINKFGEVRPFSNIVHAEDRHVSLWNHLFTKYGLPIPPDTFMGNIPAPDTLQAACQTGVESEIANVQMYDRFLEFVQQADLRAAFIQLRHVSQNNHLPAFQRCVGRS, encoded by the coding sequence ATGAATTGTCAAGGAAACCGCCACCGACGGCATCAAATATCTAGATTAGATCATGGAGATAAAAGAGGTATGTGTGGTGTAGCGATCGCCAATACTACCACTAACACCACTAGCCCAACCTCCGCTTATAATCCGAGTAGGGAATTAAATGCCGAAACCCAACAGGCAATGATTGATGCCATCAACGATGAATATTATGCCCGTGCTTTTTACACCGCAGTAATCAACAAATTTGGTGAAGTGCGTCCTTTTAGCAACATTGTTCACGCCGAAGATAGACACGTCTCTTTGTGGAATCACCTATTTACCAAATACGGATTACCGATTCCTCCTGATACCTTTATGGGAAATATCCCCGCCCCCGATACTCTCCAAGCTGCCTGTCAAACAGGAGTAGAATCAGAAATAGCCAACGTCCAGATGTATGACCGCTTTTTAGAATTTGTACAACAAGCAGATTTACGGGCTGCTTTTATCCAACTTCGCCATGTCTCACAAAATAACCATCTTCCCGCTTTTCAACGTTGTGTTGGTCGTTCTTAG
- the hetL gene encoding heterocyst differentiation pentapeptide repeat protein HetL — protein sequence MDLDQILKQYAAGERNFQRVNLQEAELTNANLTGADFSYADLRQTRLGKTNLSQACLQAADLSESILWGVDLSEADLYRAVLREADLTGAKLVKTRLEETNLIKVSLCGANLHRANLSRSLLFQADFRPSSNQHTDLGYAVLSGSDLSYADLRAASLHHANLDKAKLCRANLGKTIQWGNLAADLTEASLQNADLSYANLDSAILRKANLQGADLTGAILTNADLEGAIMPDGTVYD from the coding sequence ATGGATTTAGATCAGATTCTCAAACAATATGCGGCTGGAGAACGGAATTTTCAGCGCGTCAATCTACAAGAAGCAGAATTAACAAACGCTAACCTCACAGGCGCAGATTTTAGTTATGCTGATTTACGTCAAACTCGACTTGGCAAAACTAATCTGAGCCAAGCTTGTTTACAAGCCGCAGACTTGAGTGAATCCATTCTTTGGGGCGTAGATTTGAGTGAAGCTGATTTATATCGTGCTGTTCTCCGAGAAGCTGATTTAACAGGTGCAAAACTAGTCAAGACACGTTTAGAAGAAACAAACTTAATTAAAGTAAGTTTGTGTGGGGCTAATTTACATCGTGCAAACTTATCTCGTTCTCTGCTATTTCAAGCAGACTTTCGCCCTAGTTCTAACCAGCATACAGATTTGGGATATGCGGTTTTAAGTGGGTCAGATTTGAGTTACGCTGACCTCAGAGCCGCTTCTTTGCATCATGCCAACTTAGATAAAGCCAAATTATGTCGCGCGAATCTGGGTAAGACAATCCAGTGGGGTAACTTGGCGGCTGATTTAACTGAGGCTAGTTTGCAAAATGCAGACTTGAGTTATGCCAATCTTGATAGTGCGATTCTGCGAAAAGCAAATTTGCAAGGTGCAGACCTAACAGGGGCAATTCTCACAAATGCCGATTTAGAGGGAGCAATCATGCCTGATGGTACAGTCTATGATTGA
- a CDS encoding thioesterase domain-containing protein → MKSSQFTNNNFPEESTENLLLFQDELEIYLAKIWKNVLGVKSVGRQDDFFDLGGTSLLAVQLFAEIGKTFKTNLHSAVIFEMSTIEELASLIRDEGCNKTPETSIVPIQTTGNKPPLFFVNSISYARTFAPYLGSDQPFYALNIFGLTDFFKHQLSDIQIKDVAAKFIEDMQIIQPHGPYFLSTYCGDSFVTFEIAQQLQAKGQQVAMLAFIDSIWEPVDLGLSLYWHNIGQFGLDYVLEKAKDKLRFTKHKLSLSIEQIKGKLLNKKGQISPRHVDDINLLKAFQESRNTYRPQVYPGKITLFTSTEWKLRNSPKLASFAAAGSENLELPGYHHTLFKEPQVQVLAEKLSDCLDKARVSAECMSM, encoded by the coding sequence ATGAAATCATCTCAGTTTACAAATAACAACTTTCCCGAAGAATCAACAGAAAACTTGTTACTTTTCCAAGACGAATTAGAAATCTATCTAGCTAAGATTTGGAAGAATGTTTTGGGTGTTAAATCAGTTGGTAGACAGGACGACTTTTTTGACTTAGGAGGAACATCCTTGCTAGCAGTGCAGTTGTTTGCAGAAATCGGTAAAACCTTTAAGACAAATCTGCACTCTGCGGTCATATTTGAAATGTCAACAATTGAAGAGCTAGCTAGTCTCATCCGTGATGAAGGATGCAATAAAACACCTGAAACTTCCATAGTTCCAATTCAAACCACAGGCAATAAACCTCCTTTATTTTTTGTCAACTCTATAAGTTATGCCCGAACTTTTGCGCCTTATTTGGGATCTGACCAACCATTTTATGCCCTGAATATATTTGGACTAACTGATTTTTTTAAACATCAACTTTCCGATATCCAAATTAAAGATGTTGCGGCAAAGTTCATTGAAGATATGCAAATCATCCAGCCTCATGGTCCTTATTTCTTGAGTACCTATTGTGGTGACTCGTTTGTGACTTTTGAAATTGCTCAACAGCTACAAGCAAAAGGTCAACAAGTAGCTATGTTGGCTTTTATTGATTCGATTTGGGAACCTGTTGATTTAGGTCTTTCTCTTTATTGGCACAATATAGGTCAATTTGGATTGGACTATGTTCTTGAAAAAGCTAAGGATAAGTTGAGATTTACCAAGCATAAATTGAGTTTAAGCATAGAACAGATTAAGGGGAAGTTGCTCAATAAAAAAGGGCAAATATCACCTCGCCATGTAGACGACATTAATTTACTAAAAGCCTTTCAAGAATCTAGAAATACCTATAGACCGCAAGTCTATCCAGGTAAGATAACTTTATTTACTTCCACTGAATGGAAATTGAGAAACTCACCTAAACTAGCTAGTTTCGCTGCTGCTGGCTCAGAGAATTTGGAGCTTCCTGGATATCATCATACTCTGTTTAAAGAACCCCAAGTGCAGGTTCTAGCTGAAAAATTGAGCGATTGCTTAGATAAAGCACGTGTGAGTGCTGAGTGTATGTCAATGTAA
- a CDS encoding tetratricopeptide repeat protein: MLKRFSVIITAAILWQFSSDLTLAQSRNPLQADKFPPSPLEISTPDPLLPNLRDKQPLSLLEKLKLQAALDELNQEAVVKLQAGDKEAAFEIWNRELRLRRYLGAVAEVQALSRVGEIAWNRSDRQQLQYITQRLQAIQKQAQPKKAKTQASIDLELLRALGSAYQKVRSPKPAIELYNQILLEVRQQKDTSAEIDTLKTLGNLNLSWFNYPQAATNYEELLNLATNRGERQDELTYLQQLAYIYQQAKQPQKSIDVLSKLKEIYSQNDNQALVPNLQLAIAANYETLAKENPALLPEAFKNYQAAYVTAWELQQYARAAEALQKLIPLYRSQGQINEALETSKILLETEARAANYYGMMQAYDQMGQLYLESKDYPQALTAFKDGLELARQLQHQEKYFTQQVEKASQGSL; the protein is encoded by the coding sequence GTCGAAATCCTCTACAGGCGGATAAATTTCCGCCTAGTCCGCTAGAAATCAGCACACCAGACCCACTTTTACCAAATTTGCGTGATAAACAGCCTTTAAGCCTTTTAGAAAAACTAAAACTTCAGGCGGCGTTAGATGAGTTAAATCAAGAGGCGGTGGTAAAACTGCAAGCGGGAGATAAAGAAGCAGCTTTTGAGATTTGGAATCGGGAGTTGCGCTTACGTCGCTATTTGGGTGCTGTGGCTGAGGTACAAGCATTGTCAAGAGTTGGTGAGATTGCTTGGAATAGGAGCGATCGCCAACAGCTACAATATATTACGCAACGCTTGCAGGCAATTCAAAAGCAGGCACAACCTAAAAAAGCTAAAACTCAAGCCAGTATTGACTTAGAGCTATTACGCGCATTAGGTTCAGCTTATCAGAAAGTGCGATCGCCTAAACCTGCCATAGAACTATATAATCAAATTTTGCTAGAGGTGCGACAACAAAAAGATACCTCTGCGGAAATCGATACCCTCAAAACCCTGGGGAACTTAAATCTGAGTTGGTTTAATTATCCCCAAGCCGCCACCAACTACGAGGAGTTGCTAAATTTAGCTACCAACCGGGGAGAACGCCAGGATGAATTAACATACCTGCAACAGCTAGCTTATATCTATCAACAGGCGAAGCAGCCGCAAAAATCTATTGATGTCTTGAGTAAGCTCAAAGAAATTTACTCCCAAAATGATAATCAGGCACTTGTGCCAAATTTGCAACTAGCGATCGCAGCCAATTACGAAACCCTCGCTAAAGAAAATCCGGCTTTACTCCCCGAAGCCTTTAAAAACTATCAAGCCGCTTATGTCACAGCTTGGGAATTACAACAGTATGCGCGTGCGGCTGAAGCATTGCAGAAGTTAATCCCCTTATATCGTTCTCAAGGACAAATTAATGAGGCTTTAGAAACTAGCAAAATTCTCTTAGAAACAGAAGCAAGAGCCGCTAATTATTATGGGATGATGCAAGCTTACGATCAAATGGGACAATTATATTTAGAAAGCAAAGACTATCCGCAAGCACTAACAGCTTTTAAAGACGGCTTAGAGTTAGCAAGGCAACTCCAACATCAGGAAAAATACTTTACTCAGCAAGTTGAAAAAGCATCCCAGGGAAGTTTGTAA